A region of the Paracoccaceae bacterium genome:
CACTACCTGATGCACGGCCGGGCCGAGGGGCGGAAGCTTCGCGAACCCGCTTGGTCGGACGATTTCGACGGCTGGGACCAGCTGCGCGAGGAGGTGCGGGCAGGCGTGGCGCGATGGGGCCGGGCCGATCCCGAGGTCACGGTGATCGTGCCGGTCTACAACCAGTTCCTCTATACCCTTCGCTGCCTGTGGTCGATGCTGCGGGCCGGTGACCGGGCACGGCTGCAAGTGATCGTGGCCGACGACGGATCGAGCGACGAGACCGCCGGTTTCCTCCGCGACCTGCCGGGCATCACCTATATCCGCAACCCCGAGAACATGGGGTTCCTGCAGTCGTGCAACAACGCCGCGCAGGCGGCGATCGCGCCCTATGTCTTCCTGCTGAACAACGATACCGCCGTGCTGCCCGGCTGGATCGACAGCCTGCTCGACATCGCGCGCCAGACCCCCGACGCGGGGATCATCGGGTCAAAGCTTGTCTACCCCGACGGAACGCTGCAGGAGGCAGGGGGATATGTCTGGTCGGACGGCGGCGGTGCGAACCTCGGCCGCGGGGCGGACCCGAGCGAGCCGGGCTTTTCCACCCGCCGCGATGCGGACTACATCTCGGGTGCCGCAATCCTTGTCCCGCGGGCGGTCTGGCGGGACGTGGGCGGGTTCGACACCCGCTACATGCCCGCCTATTGCGAGGATACCGACCTTGCCATGCGGCTGCGGCAGCTGGGCTGGCGCGTGATCTATCAGCCCGCCTCGGTCGTCGTCCATTTCGAGGGAGTGTCCTCGGGCACCTCGACGGACAGCGGGATCAAGGCCTACCAGGTGGTGAACTTCGAGAAGCTGCGCGAACGCTGGGCCTTTGCGCTTGAGCGGCACGAACACAGCCAGACCATCTATCCGCGGAACATCCCCCGGGCGCGGCGCCCGCGCATCCTGATGATCGACCACGAGGTGCCCGAACCCGACAAGGACGCAGGGTCGGTGATCGCGTGGTGGCACATCCGGCTGCTGCTGGGGATGGGCTACGAACTGACCTTCGTGCCGAACAACCTGCTGCCGTCGGGAAGCTATGGCACGGCGCTGCAGGCCCTGGGGGTCGAGCTGATCCATACCCCCTACGTCAAGGACATCGGCCGCTACCTGGATCGCCATGCATCCGATTTCGATGTCTTCTACCTGTGCCGCTACGGAGAAGGCGGTCGCTGGATCGAGAGGCTGCGCCAGTTGTGTCCGGCGACGCCGATCATCTTCAACACCGCCGACCTGCATTTCCTGCGCGCATCGCGCGAGGCGCGGCTGAAGGGGAACCTGCCCGAGGACATGGAGCGTGTCGCCGCGATCCGGACGCGCGAGCTGCAGGTGATCGGCATGGCATCGGACACGATCCTGGTGTCGACCCACGAACGCGACGTCCTGCGCGACATGGGGGTGCGTGACAGCCTGTCGGTCATTCCACTGGTCATGCCGGTTGCGGAACGGGTGCCTCCGCGCGAGGGGCGGCGCGGCATCGCCTTCGTGGGCGGCTATCGCCACACCCCCAATGTCGATGCGGTGATGTATTTCCTGTCCGACATCTGGCCGCTGATCCAGTCCGCGCGACCGGACCTGGAGTTCCACATCGTCGGTTCCAGCCCCCCTGCCGCCTTCGACGCGCTGAAACTGCCGGGCGTCAAGGTGGTGGGCTATGTCGAGGATCTGGACAGCTATCTGGACGGGCTGGTCGCCACGATCGTGCCGTTGCAGTACGGCGCGGGCATCAAGGGCAAGATCGGGTCGTCGCTGGCGGCGGGGGTGCCCTGCATCTCGACCACCGTGGGGGCCGAGGGGATGGGCCTGCAGCCTGGCAGCGAGATCGTGATCGCCGACAGTCCCGAGGATTTCGCGGCCGCGGTGCTGTGGGTCGTCGAGGACGCCGACCTGTGGGACCGGCTGAGCCGTGGCGGGCGCGATTTCGTTGCGCGCGCGTATTCGCCCGAGGTGACGCGGCGCCGTCTTCTGCGCCAGCTGGCCAAGGTGGGCGCGGCGCCATTCTCGGGCCGCTGCACGATCACCGGCGCCGCCGAACAGCGCCGCTTCCTGCACGACGACCGGCCCGACAGCCTGGCGGCCGGGGACGGGTTGCCCGGATCGGCAGAGCGCGTGGCGGCGCAGGCCCTGGCACGCCTGGCCGGGCAACCGGACACGGCACTGGCGCGGATCGACCCGGCGCGCCTGCCCGCGCTGGCCGTGGCGGGTGACATGCCGTCGCTTGCCGATGCGCTTGCGCCGTCCGGCCGGCTTGTCGCGCCCGACGCGGCCGAGCTTCTGGCCGCGCGCATCGTTCTGGACGACGCGGCAGAGGACATGCTGCGCACCGTGCTCGACGTCGCGGGTGACACCTGCACGCGGCTTGTGCTTGCATGCGCGCCGGTGGGGCAGCAACCGGGCACGGCCCGGGCCGAGGCGCCGCGCCTGATGCGGCTTGTGCTGATGCTTGAGGCGGAAGGATGGGACGTGCGCAGCGACCGCATGACGCTTCCGGAATGCGCGCTGACCGGCTGCGCGCTGATCGAGGCGCGCCGCCCCCCGCCGCCCACCGCCACCGCATGACCGGAACCCGAACCGCGGGGCGGGCGCGGTCCGGGCGTTGCGCGACCCGCCGATTGTGGGTAATCCCGCCGCCCGGGGGGCCCGGTGACGCCGGGCGGGGTGCGGTGCCTGCGGCGGGGGCCGCTGGAACAGCCATGGAGGCCAGATGGCGCATCTGATGGATCGCACGATCATCCTGCACTACCACCTGTTCAAGAATGCCGGGACCTCTTTCGATGGCATCCTGAAATGGAACTTTCCCGGTCGCTGGGTCACGGCCGAATTTCCGACAGGCCCCGCCAGCAACACCGATCAGGTGACGGAGTGGATTGTCTCGAACCCGCAGGCGGTGGCGTTTTCCAGCCATACCGCCTCGGGTCCGCTGCCCGAAATTCCCGGTGTGCGCATCATTTCGGCGCTGTTCCTGCGCGATCCGGTCGAGCGCATCCGGTCCGCCTATCTTTTCGAGCGCGCACAGGCCGCAACCGCCGTGGCCGACAGCCGCGGCGTGGAACTTGCCCGGCGCACCGACCTTGACGGCTATGCGCGGGCGCGCATCGCCGTGCGGGGTGACCGCCAGTGCCGCGACTTCCACGTCGCCCGCCTGTCGCGCTTCGTGCCCGGCCCGCAGCCGGAACTGGAACGCGCCGAGGCGGCGCTGAAGGTGCTGAGCTTCGTGGGCGAGGTCGAGCGGTTCGGCCACAGCATCGGCCGGTTTCAGCGGCTGGTTGCGCCGGTGTGGCCGAAGTTCTCGGCCGGGTCGATGCACCTGAACCGCGCCGTAGAGAAGGAAGTCGCCGAGATCTCGCCGGAACTGCGTGTGTTTCTTGAAGACAACAACCGCGACGACCTTGCGCTGCTCGAAACCGCGCGGCGCACGGTCTGGGCGGAATGATGCGGCACGATCACGCACCGGATGACGTGTCGTAAAGGCGACAGTCACCCTGCGGCAATGGCGCAAGAGCGTCAAAATCCCGGATTGCTGTTGCTGCCGCGAACGGCATTCGACTAGGTTCGGGCAAACTCATTCACGACCCTTCGCGGGGTCGTTGGCTCGTATGCAGGAACCAGGTCATGTCCCAACCCCTTCCGATGACGACCACCCGCCAGATCGGTATCCGGCAGCGCAGCCTGCGGCGCCACTGCCGCCTGGGGCGCGCGACCGAACTGGTGTTCATCCTGGCCACGGGCGTGATGCTGACCCTTGGCGGTCAGGCGCAGGCGCAGACCTGGGACGGCGAGACGGACAGCGACTGGGCCACCGGGACGAACTGGGACGGCGACGCGAAACCGACCGTCGGCCAGACCGCAGAGATCAGCGACGCAGGGGCCCCGAACCAGCCCACGGTGAGCACGACCGAGACGGTGGCGCAGACGAACGTTTCGGCGGGTACCCTGACAATCTCGGGCACCGGCACCCTGAACAGCCCTGTTGCCACGGCGCTGGACGGGAACATCGTGATCGAGTCTGGCGGTACGATCGGTGGTTCGCTGGATGCCATCGGGACCACCGGGTCGAACGCGGGAACCATCACCGGCTACCTTCGCGTGGGCAGCGGCACCTTTGACAATGCCGGGGTCGTGCAGGGCACGACCACGATCAACTCGGGCACGCTGAACCTGAACAGCGGGACCAACCTTGCAGACGCCCAGGACTTCATCGTCAACGGCGGCACGGTGAACGTGAACGCATCGGACACCGTCGGCTCGCTGTCGGGCACCGGCGGCACGATCAACTTCGTCCCTGACGCCACGCTGACGATCAATCAGTCCTCGGCCGGCACCTACAGCGGCGACATCACGGGATCGGCCACGTTCGATTCCACCTACCTGCTGAAGCAGGGCGCTGAGACGCTGACGCTCAGCGGCAACAACACGATGACCGGCTCTGGTCGGTTGCGGGTCAATGGCGGGACTCTCGTGCTCCAGGGCGGGAACGCCGTGGGCAATACCGACGCGCTGGAGGTCACCACCGGCACGGTATCGCTTGAGGCGGACGAGACGGTGGGCCTGCTTCTGGGGGCTGCCTCCGGCACGCTGAACCTGAACGGCAACACGATCACGCTGGCCGGATCGGGCGTTCCCGATTCCGCGAACGCGGCCATCAACGTGACCGGCACCGGCGGGATCACGTTGAACGGCGCCAACTTCACGCAGCGTTTCGATACCGGCCTTGCCTATACCGGCGCGACCACCGTCACGGCGGGCACGTTCCGGCTCGGCGCCGACAACATCATCGACGACGCCTCGGACGTCACGGTCAACGGCGGCACGCTGGCGCTGCAGGGCTTCAGCGACACGGTGGACACCGTTGCCATGTCCTCCGGCGCGATCACCGGAACCGGCACGCTGACCGCGACGTCCTACACCCAGAGCGGCGGCACGCTGGGTGCGACGCTGTCCTCGGCCGGGGCGAAGGAACTGACCGGCGGCACCATCTCGGGCACGCTGACCGGCGCCGGGGCGACCACGATCGCCGCGGGCGCGGGCACGGTGACCGTCGATGCCACGGGCACCATCACCGGAGACGTCACGCTGGAATCGGGCACGCTGCGCATCGGCAATTCGGGCGCGATCGGCGGCACCATCACCACCACCGGTTCGGTCATCAGCTATGCCGACGCTGTTTCGGTGGCATCCGAGATCAATCTCGATTCCGACGATACCCAGCTTGAGGTTCTCGGCGCCGACAACGCCACCCAGACCGGCAACATCGTGGAAACGACAGGTCCGCACGGGATCGAGAAGATCGGGACCGGCAGCCTGCAGCTGACCGGTACGAACACCTACACCGGCACCACGGTTGTGACCGAGGGCTCGCTGATCATCGGTGGCGGTGGCAGCATCGTCAGCAACATGGAAATCGGCGTGGACGGCACCGTGACGGTGCAGGGCACCTCGTCGGTCGCCGACATCGACAACGCGGGCAACCTGTCGGTCGGCGGGACGGCCGGGGCCCTGACGAACTCTGGCTTTGCCAGCGTCGCCGGTTCGGTGACATCGCTGACCAACACCGCAGGCACCACCAACATCGGGGGGCTGACCACCGGCACCGTGACCGGCGACACCAGCGTGTCGGGCGGGACGGTGCGGCTGCAGACGAACTCGGACCTTGCGGACACCAGCACGGTGACCGTTTCGGACACCGGCACGTTCACGGTCGACGAGGACGATACCATCGCAACGCTGACGCAGAGCGACGGCACCGTGAACGGCAATTCCACGCTGACGGTGACCGGGGCCTTCGACCAGTCGGGCGGCACCACGGGCGGCACGGTGACGGTCGTCACCAACACCTTCACCCAGTCGGGCGGGGCCGTCGTGGCGCTTGGCACCACCGTCACCGCATCCGGCGACCAGACCCTGCAGGGCGGCTCCATCGGCGGTCGGCTGGACGGCGCAGGGGCGATCACGGTCGAATCCGGCCAGACGAACCTGACGACGGGCAACATCAGCAACACCACCGGGATCACGATCACCGACGGCACCCTGAACAACATCGGCGGCTTCATCGACACTGCCGGCAACAGCATCGTCCTGGACGGTGCCGGTGCCACGCTGATCAACGTCGGTGATGCGGGCGGCGACGCGTTTGCCGATGACGAGACGATCACCGTCAACGCGGGCACGTTCACCAACAACATCGACGAAACCATCGGCGCCCTGGAACAGACGGGCGGCACCATCGACGGCACGGGCATCATCACGGCGGATACGTTTGTCCAGTCGGGCGGAGACATGGCGGGGCTGGTGGACACGACCACCAGTGCCACGCTGGACGGCGGCATCATCAGCGGCACCCTGTCGGGCGCTGCGGCCACGGTGCAGACCGGCACCACCACCCTGACCGGCACGATCAGCGCCGATACGACCATCACCTCGACCCTCGAGGTTGACGGCGGCGCCCTGACCGGCACCACCACACTGTCCGGCGGCACGCTGACCGGGCTGTCCGACAGCACGATCACCGGCGACGTCGGCACCGACGCGGCGGGCGGCACGATCACGGCGGCAACGGGCACCACGCTGACGATCGACACGCTGAACCCGACAGGCGGAGGTGCGCTTGCCATCGGCACCACCGGGGCCGGTGGAACGGTTGTCGTCAATGGCTCGGGTGCGCAAAGCGCCGGATCGACCATCGCGATCGACGCCGGTACGTTGCAGATTGGCAGCGCGGGGGCGGGCTCGTCTCTTCTGGACTCCATCGCCGGAACCTCGGTTGCAGACGGGGCGGCGCTGGACGTCGGCGGGTTTGACACAACGGTCAACGCCCTGTCGGGCGCCGGCACCGTCACCAACAGCGGCGCGGATGCCGGGTTGACGCTGACCGGCACGGCGACCTTTGACGGCGCGATCCAGGATGGCGCGGGGGACATCGCGCTGGTCGTATCGGGCGGCGTCGCGCTCGGTGAGTCGACGGACGTTACACTGACCGGCAACAACACCTTCTCGGGCGGGACAACCGTCGAGGGTGCGGGTGCGCTGACCGCCAGCCTGACCCTGTCGGGGGCGGGGTCGAACCTGTCGTCCACCGGACTTGTCACCGTGAACACCGGCGGCACGCTGGTGATCGACGGGGACGAGACCATCGGCGCGCTCGCGGGAACCGGGACGGGTGCCGTCGACATCGACAACGGCGCGCTGACCACGGGCGACGCGACCGATACGCTGTACGAGGGCACGATCACCGGTGCGGGCGATCTGGTGAAGGAAGGTGACGGCACCTTCACGATCACCGGCGATGTTTCGAACAACACGGTCACCGTGAACGACGGCACGCTGGTTCTGTCGGGCAACAACACGATGACGCAGATCACGGTGGATGATGCCACGCTGCGGCTGGAATCGGACGACGCGGCGGGCGGTGCGGGCGGCCTGATCCGCACCACCGGTTCGGTCATCGACTATGCCGACGGCGTGAATATCGGCACCGATGTGGAGATCGCGAGCGATACGACGCAGGTCCAGGTAACCACCGGCGCGGCCGAGCAGTCGGGCGTGATCAGCGAGGATGTGGCGGGCCGGCCGCTGGAAAAGATCGGCGCAGGAACGCTCACGCTCTCGGGGGCCAACACCTACACCGGTACCACCACCATCTCGGCCGGGACGCTGATCGCGGCCGGCGGTCTGGCCATCGCCGATACCGGGGCGGTGGATGTCGCCGGCGGCGCGACCTTCGAACTGGCCAGCAACGAGACCATCGGCGCGCTGTCGGGCGCTGCCGGGTCCACGGTTGACGTGAACGGCAATACCCTGTCGGTGGCCGAGGGCAACGGCCTGACCTTTGCCGGCAGCCTGACCGGCAGCGGCAACTTCGACCTGCTGGGTTCGTCCACGCTGACCCTGACGGGCGTCAGCAGCATCACCGGTGCGGTGGGGCCGGGCTTTGCCGGCGCCTCCTCGGCCACGCTGATCATCGCGGCGGGTGGGTCGGTCGCAGCCGACACGGTGGGTGCCACGACCGGCGCCACGCTGGAGCTGAACGGCGGCGCCCTGACCGATGACGGTGCGGCGATCATCGCCAGTGGCACCGTGCGGGTGAACGGGTCCGAGACGGCGGGCGCGACCAACGTCGGCAACGTCGGCACGCTCGAGATCAACGGCGCGGCCACTGTCCTGACCCTGAACGGCGTCGCCTCGAACGGCATCCCGACGGGCAACTCCACCATCGACGGCGACGTGACCGGCACCGGCACGCTGAACGTGACCGGCGGCACCACGACGGTCGGTGGCACGGGCGACGTGCAGACCGATACCACCATCGGCGCCGGCGGCACTGTCGTCAACAGCGGCACCATGGCGGATGTCGACAACGCGGGCACCTTCACCAACAACGCCGGGGCCACGGCGGGCGCGCTGACCAACACGGGCGCGGGCGCAGGCTCGAACGTGGGAACGCTGGCCAGCCTGACGCACAACTCGACCGGAACCTTCGACAACGCGGGCACTGTGACCGGCGACACTTCGGTTTCGGCGGGGACGGTCAACCTGAACGCAGGGTCCGACCTGTCGGATACCGGTACGCTGTCGCTGACCGGCGGCGCGGTGAACGTGAATACGACCGAAACCGTGGGCACGCTTGACATGACGGCCGGGACGGTGACCACCACGGCCACCCTGACCACCGGCGTCCTGACAGGCACGGGCGGCACCATCACCACCACCGCAACCGGCGGTCTGGTCGCGGGCAACGCCAGCAGCAGCACCTTTGACGGCGCGATCGACGGCGACGGCTTCCTTCAGAAGCTGGGCAGCGGCACCCTGACGCTGACCGGAGCCAATACCTACAGCGGCGGCACCACGGTGAGCGGCGGCACGCTGGCGGTGACGGGGACGGGCACGCTGACCGGCCCGAGCATCACCATCGACCCGCTGGCCACCCTGTCGACCGATGGCGGGGCGCTGACGACCTCGACCTCGATCCGCAACGACGGCACCTTTGCGATCAGCGGAGACGAGAGCATCGCCAACGTGTTCAACACGGGCGTGTCCAACCCGGGGGCGATCTCGCTCACGTCGGGCGCGCTGCTGACGCTGAACTCGGGCGCCTCCGACATCTCGGGCATCATCTCGGGCGACGGCGCGCTGACCGTCACCGGTACCAGCAACACCACACTGACCGGGGCGAACACCTACACGGGCGCAACCACTGTCAACAGCGGCACCCTGGCGATCACGGGTGCGGGTTCGGTCGCCTCGACGGACGTGACGGTGAACGGTACCGGCACACTGACCACCGACAGCGACGCGCTGGCGGCGGGGGCCACCGTGACCGTGGGCGACACCGGCACCTTCACCTCGTCCGGAACCGACAGCTATGCGGCGATCACGCAGACCGGCGGCACCATCAACGGTACGGGCGTCCAGACGCTGAGCGGGGCCTTCACCCAGTCGGGCGGCACCACGGGCGGAACGGTCGACATCAACGCGGCAAGCTTCACCCAGTCGGGCGGGGCCATCGTTGCGGCGGGCACCTCGGTGACCGTGGCGCCGGGCGGCCAGCAGGTGCTGCAGGGCGGAACCATCGGCGGCACGCTGGACGGCGCGGGCGCCATAACCGAGGTGACCACGGGCACGACCACTTTCCTCGCCGGCGCCACCATCGCCTCGACCGACATCCAGATCAGTTCGGGCGGCGTGCTGTCGACCGCGGGCGGCGCGATCGCGGCTGGCGCGTCGATCGGCATGACCGGACCGGCCACGTTCCAGACCACCGGGGCCGAGAGCCTTGTCACGCTGAACACGACGAACGCCACGGTCGGCGGCAGCGGCACCATCACGCTGTCCAACCTGTTCAGCCAGAACGGCGGCACGACCGCGGGCAGCATCACGATCGACACGGTAGCCTTCCAGCAGTTGAACGGCGGCATCGTAGCGGCGGGTACCGCGGTGAACGCCAGCGGTTCGCAGACCTTGTCGGGGGGTCAGATCCTCGGGACGCTCGGCGGCGCGGGCGCGGTGACCGTGCAGACCGCACTCACAAGCGTGACCGGAGCGGGGTCGATCGCATCGAACACGATCAACGTGCTTGGCAGCGGGACGCTGCTGACCGATGGCGGGGCGCTGTCGGCCGGTGCCGCGGTTACCACGGCGGGCACGCTGACCGTCAGTGGCGCCGAGACCATCACCTCGCTCGACCAGACCGGCGGAACGGTGAACGGCGGCGGCACGATCACCGCCACGGGCACTTTTGCCCAGAGCGGCGGCGGCGTCCTTGCGGCTGGCACGACGATCAGCGCGGCCGGGGCGCAGACCCTGTCGGGTGGCTCGATCCTCGGCACGCTTGGCGGTGCGGGGGCGGTGACGGTTCAGGACGGCACGACCACCGTGACGGGTGCGGGTTCCATCGCGTCGAACAGTGTGACGGTCGACAACACCGGCACGCTGACCACCGACGGCGGGGCCCTTGCGGCCGGGGCAACGGTGACGGTCGGCGGCACGCTGAACAACACCGGGACCGAGACCATCAATGCGCTGAACCAGGTCGCCGGCACGATCAATGGCGGCATCTACAATGTGGCGACCCAGTTCAGCCAGTCCGTTGGCATCACGGCAGGCGGCGTTGACATCAACACCGTCACCTTCACCCAGTCGAATGGCGCGACCATCGGCGCGGGCACCAGCGTGACCGCCTCGGGCGCACAGCTTCTGCTGGGCGGCTCGATCCTCGGCGCGCTCGACGGTGCAGGGGCGGTCACGGTCCAGGACAACACCACGAGCGTTACCGGCGCCGGCACGATCGCGTCGGACGACGTGACGGTGACGGCGACAGGGACACTGGTAACCGATGGCGGCGCCCTGTCTGGCAGCGCCGATGTGGCGAACGCCGGCATCCTGACGCTTGGCGGATCGGAAACGATCGCCAGCCTGAGCGGTGCCGGAACCACCAACGTCAACGCGGGCACCCTGACACTGCAGGGTCCGGGCACCTCGAACGTCAGCGGCGCGATCAATGGCGCGGGTGGCCTGACCGTGGCCGGTGGCACCACGAACCTGACCGGCGCCAACGGCTATGTCGGCACGACCCAGGTCACCGGCGGCACGCTCAACGTGCTGGGCGGTGGCACGCTGGCCTCGACAACGATCAATATCGCGGGTGGCACCTTCGCCACCGACGGCGGCGCGCTTCTTGGCACAACCGCCGTCAATGGCCCGGGCACCTTCCTGCTCAGCGGGTCCGAGACCATCGCAAGCCTGAACACGGCCGGGACGACCAACATCGTTGGCGCGGGCACGGTCCTGACATTGCAGACCGGCGCATCGAACATCACCGGGCCGATTGTCGGCACCGGCAACCTGCTGCTGACTGGCAGCAATGTCACGACGCTCGGCGGTGCCAACACCTTCACCGGCGCGACGACGGTCGGCGCCGGGGCACGGCTGACGCTGACCGGGTCGCTGGCCGGGGACCTGAACGTGAACTCCGGCAGCAACGCACCAGGCGGCTTCGTCGGCGCCACCATTGTCGGCGCGGGCAACGACATCCTGGCGCAGAACAGCATCGGCGGGAACGTCACCAACACCGGCACGATGAACGTCACCGGCTTCACCCGGGTCGGCGGCAGCTTCACCAACACGGTGACCTTCTCGGCACCCGATCCGATGACCGGCGAGGTGACGGCGCTGACCGGCACGGTGAACATGGTCAACGGGCTGACGGATGACGTTCTGTCCATCGTCGGCAACCTTTCGGGCGGTGAGTTCGTGGTCGACACCTCGTTCCGCTCGACCTACGTGGACAATCCGCTGACAGCGGTCGATGACGGTTTCGTCACCGGGACAAGCGGTCAGCCGGGCCTGTCGGACCGGATCGAGGTGGCGGGCACGGTGGATACCGGCGGCCCGATCGTGGGCTTCACACTCAACCCGCTGGGCGATCTCGTGCGGCCGGGTGACCGGGTGACGCTTCTGACATCCGGCAACACCCAGGCGGCGTTCGACGCGGGCAGCTTCGTGCTGCGCGGCGTGACCGGCGGGGCGCTCGTGACACTTCTCGAGGTCGACGGCAACCAGCTTCAGGCCGTCAACCAGACCTCAGGCGGCATCGGCGGCATTGCGGCGAACGTCTCGGTCGTGCAGTCGCTGGTCTCCAACGTCGTCAACCGGCCATCCAGCCCCTTCACCGGCGGCGTCACGGGCGAGTTGGGCTGCTTCCAGGGTGGCTATGCCCGCGCCGTGGGTGGCCGCGCCGAAGTGACCGGCACCAGCAACAACGGTGTGCGCGACAACGAGGCCCGCATCTCGGCCACCTACTGGGGCGTCCAGGGCGGCTATGACATCGGCTGCAACGACGGCCGGTTCTTCAATGGCTGGGACGGCACGGCCGGTGCCATCCTCGGCTACAACAGCGGCAAGACCAATCAGGGCGTGTTCCTGCCCGGCGTGGGCGGCGACCAGCTGTCCTCGACCACCTTCGCGGACTTCAAGCAGTCCTATGCGGGGCTCTACGCCGCGATCAACCGCGACGGCTGGACGATCGACACGCAGTTGCGTTTCGACCGCACCAAGTACGACCTGCGCGAAACCGTCGAAGGCGGGTTCATCGGCCTCGGCGTGGACGGCCAGACCTTCGACTCGCGGTCGACCAACGTCACGACCCGCGTCAGCTATGGCTTCCCGGTCAACGAGAGGGGCGATACGTTCCTTGTGCCCACGGGCGGCTTCTCGCTCACCCGGACGGGATCGTCGGACATCCAGATCATCGACCCCGTGTCGCTTGATCCCGCCAGTGCGTCGAGCGGCGTGCTGCGGC
Encoded here:
- a CDS encoding glycosyltransferase, yielding MIRDYMRRLRPNAGTEAERRMGAPGGSDRGAVEIALRYNGLFDGAWYLRQNPDVAAAGMDPLEHFLSSGMSEGRDPSPLFSTSFYLTTYPDVAAADVHPLLHFITAGGSENRRPHPLVAPKWLRSRLPDGLPFDNPLLGLLMTRQRLGPRPLFDIDRVAAALGLPDEETPAGVLAAWFATAAGQRPDPHVLVSSAHIRRALWVPDEACAVEAYCRNRGTTAAPHPLIERDYSWERMPDLHGADDELTLLDAVLASPRAGEIDLTPMLDIAHYRRGAVARGLPADLGGVPPLAHYLETGAAMGIDPNPLFDEFLYRQRYLTGSPGVAGLMHYRDHGREPWMSLAPRFPDRFYVTRYPEVMQDFPGTPLLHYLMHGRAEGRKLREPAWSDDFDGWDQLREEVRAGVARWGRADPEVTVIVPVYNQFLYTLRCLWSMLRAGDRARLQVIVADDGSSDETAGFLRDLPGITYIRNPENMGFLQSCNNAAQAAIAPYVFLLNNDTAVLPGWIDSLLDIARQTPDAGIIGSKLVYPDGTLQEAGGYVWSDGGGANLGRGADPSEPGFSTRRDADYISGAAILVPRAVWRDVGGFDTRYMPAYCEDTDLAMRLRQLGWRVIYQPASVVVHFEGVSSGTSTDSGIKAYQVVNFEKLRERWAFALERHEHSQTIYPRNIPRARRPRILMIDHEVPEPDKDAGSVIAWWHIRLLLGMGYELTFVPNNLLPSGSYGTALQALGVELIHTPYVKDIGRYLDRHASDFDVFYLCRYGEGGRWIERLRQLCPATPIIFNTADLHFLRASREARLKGNLPEDMERVAAIRTRELQVIGMASDTILVSTHERDVLRDMGVRDSLSVIPLVMPVAERVPPREGRRGIAFVGGYRHTPNVDAVMYFLSDIWPLIQSARPDLEFHIVGSSPPAAFDALKLPGVKVVGYVEDLDSYLDGLVATIVPLQYGAGIKGKIGSSLAAGVPCISTTVGAEGMGLQPGSEIVIADSPEDFAAAVLWVVEDADLWDRLSRGGRDFVARAYSPEVTRRRLLRQLAKVGAAPFSGRCTITGAAEQRRFLHDDRPDSLAAGDGLPGSAERVAAQALARLAGQPDTALARIDPARLPALAVAGDMPSLADALAPSGRLVAPDAAELLAARIVLDDAAEDMLRTVLDVAGDTCTRLVLACAPVGQQPGTARAEAPRLMRLVLMLEAEGWDVRSDRMTLPECALTGCALIEARRPPPPTATA